The sequence GATCATGGCGGGTGACGTGCTCGTCGCGCTGACCTCGAGCGGACGCGGCTCCGTACTCGAGCAGGCGCGAGCCGCGCTCGCGCACGGCGCCCGCGTGGTGACCTTCAGCACCGGCGAGAACGACCTCACCGCGCTCAGCGAGGTGTTCGTCACACTCCCCGCGCGGACCGCCGTTCCGACCGAGCAGCACGCCGGCTCCCTCTTCGAGCAAGGATGCCTCGTGGTCGGCGATGCACTCTGCCGCGCCGTCCAGGCCCGACTCGGTGTGCCCACGTCCGAGCTGGACGCGCGGCACGCGAACCTCCTCTGAACAGAGGTCGGTGACCCGAGAGCCCGGAGCCGCGACGGGCGACGCCGAGGCGTACGCGTGGCGAGCCCGAGCCGCCGCACAACCTGAGTCCTTGTGCAGGTTCCGGCTCCAGAACTAGGGTCGGGGATACTGCGGCGTCGCGGGATCTGCGCGACCTGCGTCTCGACGAGGGCATCCGGGGTGGGGCGGTCATGGCATACGAACCGAAGGACGCATCGGCGTTCACGACGCAGGCGAACCGGGATGCGCGTGCGAGCTACGCGCTCGACGACACCGAGGACTTCGATCTCGCTGACCGCGGGTTCATCGCCCCGATCCCCGGCGGGGTCGTCCCCGCCGTCGACGGGAAGGTCTCGCTCGACCTGGCCGACTTCGACTTCATCGACGGCGACGCCCCGCCCTCGGTGAACCCGAGCCTGTGGCGGCAGTCCCGGGTCATCCGTACCGGGTCGTGGACCGCATCTACCAGGTGCGGAACACCGACATCGCGAACGTCACGTTCGTCGAGGGCGACGACGGCGTCATCGTCATCGACTGCAGCGCGAACGTGTCGGCCGCACAGCAGGCGCTCGAGCTGCTCCGCGCGCACGTGACCGACAAACCCGTCGTCGCGGTGATCTACACGCACACGCACGTCGATCACTACGGCGGCGTCAAGGGCATCGTCGACCCGGCCAGGGTCGCCGACGGCACGGTCCCGATCATCGCGCCGGGCACGATCGCCTCGTTCGACAAGTACGCGATCGGTGAGAACGTCATCGCGGGCAACGCCATGTCCCGCCGCGCCGGGTATGCGTTCGGCAGTCTGATCGGACACGGCGACCACCTCACGGTCACCGCAGGCATCGGCATCGCGTCCGCGGCCAACAGCGAGATCTCCTACCTCTCGCCGACCGATCCCATCACCGAGACCGGTCAGCGCCGCACCATCTCGGGGCTGACGTTCGAGTTCCTCTACGCCCCCGACACCGAGGCGCCCGAGGAGATGCACATCTGGATCCCGGAGCTCAAGGCGCTCACCTGCGCCGAGAACGCCAACCACGGTCTGCACAACATCCAGACGCTGCGCGGTGCGCGCACGCGCGACGCCCGGAACTTCGCCCGGTACCTCGACGAGACGCTCGTGCGCTGGGGCGACGAGGCCGAGGTGCACTACGGCCCGCACACCTGGCCCGTCTGGGGCAACGCCGAGGTCGTCGCGTTCATCGAGTCGCAGCGGGACACGTACAAGTACATCCACGACCAGGCGCTCCGCCTCGCGAACCAGGGGTACACGCCGCTCG is a genomic window of Agromyces protaetiae containing:
- a CDS encoding alkyl/aryl-sulfatase → MAAVPGHPYRVVDRIYQVRNTDIANVTFVEGDDGVIVIDCSANVSAAQQALELLRAHVTDKPVVAVIYTHTHVDHYGGVKGIVDPARVADGTVPIIAPGTIASFDKYAIGENVIAGNAMSRRAGYAFGSLIGHGDHLTVTAGIGIASAANSEISYLSPTDPITETGQRRTISGLTFEFLYAPDTEAPEEMHIWIPELKALTCAENANHGLHNIQTLRGARTRDARNFARYLDETLVRWGDEAEVHYGPHTWPVWGNAEVVAFIESQRDTYKYIHDQALRLANQGYTPLEAAEVVELPEALGRKWFNRGYHGTLHHDVRAVFTKELGMWDGDPVSLHPHTPVDTAERYVALVGRDALVEEGRRAIADGDYRWATQVLHHVVFARPDDAEAKGLQADAYEQLGYQVEGPQWRGIYLAAARELREGIAPAAFATASSDTILAMPLDILFDFAAVHVDGPRAAQVDVRIDLEFSDSDDTWTMWVRNGVLNARPGASKHPQLTVTGAKGDLVAVLLQPAAAGRLAEAGRITFDGDRAALDTYAGVLDEFDPDFAIVTP
- a CDS encoding SIS domain-containing protein; the encoded protein is MTVKQNAEAAVAELAALVAALDDAQLDAAAQIVADAPRLFFTGIGRSGLSARAVAMRLMHIGKELYVVGDVATPAIMAGDVLVALTSSGRGSVLEQARAALAHGARVVTFSTGENDLTALSEVFVTLPARTAVPTEQHAGSLFEQGCLVVGDALCRAVQARLGVPTSELDARHANLL